The window CATTGAGCCTGGAGGCAAAGAGCTCAGCTGCCTGCTTGGGCAGATTTATATCACGTACCAAGTCATTCAGCTCTGACTGATTATATTACTCAGGAGTTAACTTGGTTTCAGAGGAAGAGTCTTCAGATTCTGTATCTATTCTCTTATACTCGCATTCCATGACATCTTCCCTCTCAGATTCAGTTTCTTCATCTTCAGAAGATAAAAAACCATAAAAGAATCTACTACAGTAAGGAACAGGTTGGATAGCTGATGGAATAATGGGATAAGAAATGTTTTGTCTTCTTTTCCAGCCAACACCTTTTTTGTTGaccaaacaaaaaagcagTCAGTTCAATGGTCCTTGGGTTCACGCCACACGATGGGAAATCCAAAGGGCAAACCCTTTATCTTTCCTTTTGTCCAGTCTCGAAGCATTTCTTCGCAGTTATGGCACACAATATGTGGAGCCCAGTTCTTCCCTTGATCGCCAAGGGGGACTTCAAAATAAGCTTTGTAGGCACGCCTCACAAACGATGTTATCCTTCGCCTTTGACAAAGAAATGTGTAGATACAACAGATATAACAAATGGAATCAGGTTCACTTCGACATTTATTTCTACTAGAGGTAGCCATGGCCAAATCTAAAACAATTGTGTTCAACCTACACCTAAAAGGGAAAAAATTAGGTTGTGAAAACCAGCAGGCCAGTGTAGCCTAGATAGAGCCTATAGCCTAGCCAAGAGTATCTGTCCTCAACACGGTACTTCACTATCATGCAAGTTACGTAATTCCTATCAGGCAGCAGACGTATCCTAAACAAAAGTATGCCTAAACCTTAGAAgagttaaaaacattttatctaAAGTAAGGTAGCCTACCACGTTTCAGACGAACGGCGCACAAATAGAAAATCTGAATAAGCCTATCACGTGCTGTTGAGTTCTCAAGCTTGCAAAAACTACGCCACCTAGTACAAATCAGTTATCTGTGACAAGCTAACGTTAACAATGGTTCAGAAACACGTATACAACAGGAAAATGGGCGGAATAATTAATAAGTGTTGAGTGCCGATGAAGGAGATTTTTGTGCAAAGTAGGTCTAAGTACcacaaacttaaaaatatgaaattgtCGATTGCTGGAAAACTAAAGTATGCAGAAAGAAACtgattgcagatttgaaatcagcatccAAAAATTGGGCGGAATCACTGAAAAAACTCTTGCaagagaaaatgaaaaaaaaatgttgaccTGTGAATGTTAATGTTTAGTCTAGTCAATATTGTAGGTTTATATAGAAATATTTGCCCGGAACTTCACGGTGATGTCACGTTAAAATCGTCTGTCCAAGAAACCCCACTGTAACAGCTAGTCATTACACGAATAATAAAGCACTTTAAAAGCAGCAATATATTACAATACATGAGCGGAAGTGTAGAAATACACAAAACATACATTTCGTTACAGTATCTCATATATTTGTACATACTCAAAGAACTAAGTTTATCAACAATAAATCCTTCTCTTCCATATAATTAAGTTTTACAATAGGCTATGAATATAGTGTTTATCTTATTTCTCAAATGAAAGTTGATAATACGCTAATAGCGTCTATAGGACCGTGGATGTTTGGTCGTGTTTCTTGAAACACTAAGTTTCTCTCTATGAATGAATTAAAATGTCAAATAAATTTCTAAAAGGCTCCGAGTTGCTTCTTATCCCTGCATGGTGGGAAATTGTACACTGTACAGATAGTTTATTATATGATGGAGTAATTCTGCATAGGTTTGACGATACGAAAAGGTAATGTGCTAATAAGTTTAACAGTTTTGCCGTAAAACGTGGGCTGTTAGCATGTTGAAGATATCAAAAGTAATGTAGATTGGCctattttcatatttaaaacATGATCTTTACCCGAAAGCGAATAACAAATTTCGACTACGGGTATTCCCCGGCTTGAAAACCCGAGTTTTTCAAACAAGGGGATCGACGCGTTGTTGACCTGTTTTGATTATGTTGCAATCTTATAAAGAACGTTTTGTTAAGTTGCCTTTAACAGGAAGTGACACGTAATGTTTCATCAGCAATAACTAAGAATAGGCGAACACTGTTGAACTATGATAAAACATTGTCTACAGCCATGCTGTACTTttttcacaatgtttattattcTACTTCATATTTTTCATCAGTAAAACACAATTACCTGTGTATGAAATATCACTGTGATGAAAAGGGTTTACATGCACAGTGACTATTAGGTTGCGAACAAACTGTAATGAGGGCAAATTTGAAAAGCACAGATTAGTAAGGAGTAACAAAACATGGCACATTTCAAAGTGATGGAATGAAAGCTGAAGTTTATCTTTGTAATAGTTATGGCTATTGAACTTGACGTAAATCTTTATACTTTCCGAGATTCTGTTTTAGGCCCGGTACTGGACTGCTATTATATGTATACAATGTTTTCCATGTTGAGAAAAGATGGCATGGTTACCACTGGTGACGTCGTACAGTATTTAGCGAAGGAAACTAAAATATCTCCTATCGACTGTGATTTACAGAAAGAAAATGTCGTCAATGCAGAAGGTTCTTTGTTTGAGAAAATTCAATATGAATTGGATCGAATCCGAAcgaaaaatgacaaaattaagTTTCTTCGATTCAATTATGCATACAGTTATGACGTAACCAACCTAACTGGAAAGCAATTCTTGCAGCTTTTGGTCAAGATTCTCAATGATGATTGGAAGATAGGTGAAGGAATTTTGCTTTCAGCCGACGAAAAGTATCAAGCTGCGATTTTAAAATACAGTGCTACTCAACTTGCGATTAAAACTTATCCCATTCCGGGTGATGAACCTTGTAACAGGGGTATATTCTCCAAATTGTTTGATGACAATTATGTGCAACTTACGCAAAACAGTAATGAGGAATTTAAAGATTATTACGCACCAGATAAGATAAAACTGTTGCGAAAAAATTCAAGGCAAAAATTTCCAATCTTTTTGGAGCAGAAAATGACCCAAAACTTCATAAATCTTCAACCATATAATTATCCTTTCATCGGGCTTCTGTTTGAAATTGCCAGAACAGGTATCACAACGGATGCATATTTGGAGGCCAGAGGCATTTTGAACAATGTCCCGGTGGCAGCTTGTGTAAAACTCGCCATGGACACCCAACAGACTGGGAAACTTAAAAAAGTGTTTGGTGAAAGAATAAATTTGATCAAGTATACTAAACGCGACACAATGGTTCGACAAAAAGCTGATTTGCGAATGGTTGCCGCCAAAGAAATCATTTTTCAGTAAGATGGTATACTGTAGTAACTTACAAATAGCATTTATAGTTTGCCAGTAAAGATATCCGAATCTCTTATTTCTTTTGGTCACTCAGACTTTATGCActgcataaatttttttcataattacTTTTTACAAGCACCGGGGAAAATGTTAACGGCGTTAGATTATTAAAGAAGAAGTACTACCATTATGAAGCTCTGGTCAGCTTTCTTATTTGTATATACTGTAGATACAAACACAACAACTTTTAAGTTGCAAACCTAtaactttgatttttattaaacAGGTCAATTCCAAACCGGAATGGTCTGTTTGAAAAAGAAGACGTCAGAAaggtttcaaaaaatattaaaagatTCTATTCCTCTTAGTGTTTGGCGGTTGCTTTATCAGAAATACAGAAAATGCAATATAGAAGGCTTATAGAAAGGCTTCATTTATCTTAGtattacattaattttttgacaaaaaaatcctatttttgattttatagcATTTTACTCTAAGATTTTAATCTAAGAAGTTTTACGTTTACTTTTCATTGATCTTCTTTTGGAAACGTAAAAGTTTGTGTTATTGTTGATTTCGATTGCGTTGATATTGTGTTGGTTGATAACTGTTCGAAAAAAAGATTTACCGTATGAATAAAAAGTTGAATGCCAGTAACATTTATGGTCCTTTCAATACACTTCCTTGAAAGAACTTGCAAGGAATTTCACAATGAATTTGCTGTATTGTATATCAATGTTAATTACTTATCAATAACGAACGATAACGAAATTTTACTGCAATCTTGAATAAACActttttgtaaatgtaaaattatattttgccaAGGAAACTTATGTTACGAGATTTGTTAGTTTTATCGGTCGTTACCATCTTTTTCAAACAGGTTGAGCCCAGAATGTAGCGCAATATCTGCTTTAAATGCAAATATCCACAGTATACAGCTGATACGTCAGACATTTTGAGCTGCAGGTGTTGCTGGAAAGAGCAACCTGTAGCTAAATTGGAGAATTTTTAATCACCGCAAACTAACATGATAACTTGTAGTGTAAGAGAAACAGGGCTATGTTGGAGAGAGGAAAGTATTTTTTCTTACGAATGCAATAAATATGACCAAGAAATACTTTGTGGTATTTCTCTTTTTACAACAGCATTGCAGCTTTTcgttttgaaaacaatcttGTGCCCGAACCAATCACAGGATAATTCGACCAGAGTCTGGAAATTTGCTGACATCTTTATCTAGTAGCTTTCACTGTCACTTACTGTTGgatggtcggacgattcaacctatGGATGATTCCATATgaagtggttaagcagttattgccaaaatattgttgcaaatttggcTTCCTATTATAATGGAGACTGTGGTTATTATGACATGACAACGTTAAAACAACATGTTTAACGACTGAAGTTTGAATTAGTTGTGTTAATAGTGGTAGGCAAGCTGACGTACTTCGGTGCACATCGCACCTGCGTATATGTATCCTGATTTCCAGATTTTGTTAAGTGAAACCATTATTGATTTGGCAATGCCGATTTTTCTGCTGATTTACATGCTGTGGTCGTATTGGTTTGTAATAAAGCTTCCAAGATAGGATAAGATTTCTACATTTTCAATTGAAGTGATATCGACTGTCAACTTAATTACGGACGTTACCGTGGACGTCGACGTCGTTGATTGCCATTAGTTTTGTTTACTGTGAGTGTAGGTTAAGATCTGCTTCCCCGCTAAACGCTTTTACTCTTTCCCGCAGGGTTAAATTTGGGATTTATATATGAAACTGGCTATAAAACCACATAATCCGTATATCTTAAGTTGATTATGTCTCGTACATCGATTGGCACAGGCcctttaaagttttcaagaGCTTTTCGCATAAAGTTTTCTGCATACAAGTTAAAGATGTAAAGAGAAAGTATGTAGCCCTGTCTTATTCCTTGTCCGATTTCAAACCAAACCAATTAGTCAATCCGACACCGGTCTTCACAGCAGCCTTTTGGTCATTGTATTAACTTTATGACGTGGGCTGGGATACCAACGTCAGATAGTGTGTTTCATAGATGTCGATACCGTAATTAAGCTATCAAGACCTTCTTGTAATCGATGAAACATATAGGTATGTTAATAAGTTGATTTCACGTCGTTTTTCGATGATGCATTTTGAGATTAAAATTGCATCATTTGTATTCTTTTTTAGTGTAAATCTAGTTTGTTCGGCAGCAATTTCACGTTCTATGTTATATTCTAATCCACGGTGAACGACAATTTTTGAATATATGTTTCATTTAACTCTTTTCCAAGCAAAGATTACTTTAACAAACACAAACCATTTTACTTTAGAAAGTATTCACTAAAAGTTTTCTTATTAGCTAAATAACGTTTTTAATTCATGGCTTTGTTGTAACTTTGTTAATGTAATATTTGTACGACCACATGACGCTTTCATTTAGCGTTTATTCCTAAATAGAAATTTCTTCTGTGACCTAAGGCAGGGTATATCGACGTCGTGTGATTAACCAgattataaaaaaatcaaaaaaactgTTTCTTTTGTTCTTGGGAGAAGTAACTCGTTTGTTCGTTTAGGAAGTCGAACGTTTTCCTGCAGTGACTGCTTGTAGGAGCTTTTAAGCCGGGAAGCTTATCTGTCACGCTAAATTCTTCCTTTCTGGCTCCCCCCGCTTATACGTCTAGTCTAGTCACATAGCCAGCGTTTGCTTTTCAAACTCTTAATAATCTTTAATTTCTTCAAATGTACgcaataaaaacaaccaaACCCGCAGTCACACATTGTGTACAAATATGACCACAACAATACGGGTGGAATACATTTAAATATACACCTAAAAGCACATCGTGGATTACATTTAAATACTGTATACGCTTAAAAACACATCAAAGTATTGTTTACCAGTGCTACATTAACATGTCTGTCAGCATGGTTAGTACACAAAGC of the Clavelina lepadiformis chromosome 7, kaClaLepa1.1, whole genome shotgun sequence genome contains:
- the LOC143465157 gene encoding uncharacterized protein LOC143465157 isoform X2; this encodes MSSMQKLLVKILNDDWKIGEGILLSADEKYQAAILKYSATQLAIKTYPIPGDEPCNRGIFSKLFDDNYVQLTQNSNEEFKDYYAPDKIKLLRKNSRQKFPIFLEQKMTQNFINLQPYNYPFIGLLFEIARTGITTDAYLEARGILNNVPVAACVKLAMDTQQTGKLKKVFGERINLIKYTKRDTMVRQKADLRMVAAKEIIFQSIPNRNGLFEKEDVRKVSKNIKRFYSS
- the LOC143465157 gene encoding uncharacterized protein LOC143465157 isoform X1; protein product: MAIELDVNLYTFRDSVLGPVLDCYYMYTMFSMLRKDGMVTTGDVVQYLAKETKISPIDCDLQKENVVNAEGSLFEKIQYELDRIRTKNDKIKFLRFNYAYSYDVTNLTGKQFLQLLVKILNDDWKIGEGILLSADEKYQAAILKYSATQLAIKTYPIPGDEPCNRGIFSKLFDDNYVQLTQNSNEEFKDYYAPDKIKLLRKNSRQKFPIFLEQKMTQNFINLQPYNYPFIGLLFEIARTGITTDAYLEARGILNNVPVAACVKLAMDTQQTGKLKKVFGERINLIKYTKRDTMVRQKADLRMVAAKEIIFQSIPNRNGLFEKEDVRKVSKNIKRFYSS